From a region of the Paenibacillus lutimineralis genome:
- a CDS encoding VanZ family protein, whose protein sequence is MNKRWGDNPGKSGANRLLLVLFYAMFIAYAFIAIKVILFKTIPLSALFHSGIMSALRSINIIPFNTIIEFMTSENIDMGRALANIGGNIAIFVPLGIFVAYAARNKPLRISFLCLLLTSFAFEVIQYVFALGSSDIDDILLNCAGGAIGVGVYQWLHKSTSSQNQFLMSLVGFLLVAGLSGGVVIRMVEPELLSLTASKVEYIYENNEIMAGWNEAEADLFGDLAAAEANQITVYMNPKSVRTTEKKETDEEYVHIQINDATQIFTRYISSDKNTVISKYEEVTSSDISSLLETGDRAPSVRVWLSNEDQQVAEAILISIID, encoded by the coding sequence ATGAACAAAAGATGGGGGGACAACCCGGGGAAATCCGGTGCCAACAGATTATTGCTTGTCCTATTTTACGCCATGTTTATCGCCTATGCTTTCATTGCCATTAAAGTTATTTTGTTTAAGACCATTCCTTTGTCAGCACTGTTCCATTCAGGAATTATGTCAGCATTAAGAAGCATTAATATCATTCCTTTTAATACGATTATTGAATTTATGACAAGCGAGAATATTGACATGGGGAGGGCGTTGGCCAATATAGGGGGGAATATTGCTATCTTTGTTCCTTTGGGGATTTTCGTAGCATATGCTGCACGCAACAAGCCTCTGCGTATTTCATTTCTTTGCCTGCTGCTGACCTCATTTGCGTTCGAGGTTATTCAGTATGTGTTTGCTTTGGGGAGCAGCGATATCGATGATATTCTATTGAATTGTGCTGGCGGGGCTATAGGTGTAGGTGTATATCAATGGCTCCATAAATCAACATCCTCCCAGAATCAATTCCTGATGTCTCTTGTTGGTTTCCTCTTGGTTGCAGGACTTTCTGGGGGCGTCGTTATTAGGATGGTAGAGCCTGAGCTGTTGTCTCTTACGGCTTCTAAGGTCGAATATATTTATGAGAATAATGAGATCATGGCGGGATGGAATGAAGCAGAGGCAGACTTGTTTGGAGATTTGGCAGCTGCTGAAGCCAATCAAATCACTGTGTATATGAATCCTAAATCTGTGCGAACAACAGAGAAGAAAGAAACGGACGAGGAGTATGTTCATATACAAATAAATGATGCAACCCAAATATTTACTAGATATATCTCTTCTGATAAAAATACCGTGATCAGCAAGTATGAAGAAGTAACAAGTTCGGATATATCCTCCTTGTTAGAGACTGGGGATAGAGCCCCTTCGGTTAGGGTTTGGTTATCGAACGAAGACCAGCAAGTGGCTGAGGCGATCCTCATTAGTATCATAGATTAA
- a CDS encoding radical SAM protein yields MVSPNVDKKISILGNLHMSDWERLGTVFETKNNKYFYDTGTGKVFLCDVVESAILESLLTSSDPAAIAQLDFTDAEIESALNTVLALVEQEKILQAPSFQEFITPKKSELSDLISAGIEQVILELTEKCNLRCKYCIYQDENVGYRNFSKTDMDWETAKKALDYISQNVGENLALTFYGGEPLINFELMKKCIEYSKVIMSDVNISVSFTTNLTLVTDEVVEYLASLDKCSVLCSLDGPKNIQDFYRVTVDGSGSFNRAIKGLRKLVEAFQDKPDHSLGINAVVCPPYSMEKIDELNDFFKSLDWLPPDTNINCSYVDQGDIDWEQLGVPKQEISLEEFNTNEELADPIGAWALTAIDKDDEIKGMAQDISQTKLLRIHNRVITDEPTLGIHMNGCCIPGRRRLYVTTDGNFKVCERMSNSPYIGDVENGIDTEAVYRSYFEEYSNKSIKHCSNCWAVRLCGICFALCYQDDGLDEDKKVGTCNIEKAITKFYLQRYHQLIEDTPEKVEYFNELIIS; encoded by the coding sequence ATGGTCAGTCCAAACGTTGATAAGAAAATATCAATTTTAGGTAATTTGCATATGTCGGATTGGGAACGTTTGGGGACGGTGTTCGAGACAAAGAATAATAAATACTTTTACGACACCGGAACTGGAAAGGTATTTCTATGTGATGTCGTAGAATCGGCAATTTTGGAAAGCTTGTTAACAAGTTCAGACCCCGCCGCCATTGCCCAGTTGGACTTTACTGATGCTGAAATTGAAAGCGCTTTGAATACGGTTTTGGCTCTTGTTGAGCAAGAGAAAATCCTCCAGGCACCATCCTTCCAAGAATTTATTACTCCTAAGAAATCAGAATTATCAGATCTCATCAGTGCAGGCATAGAGCAAGTTATTTTGGAATTGACTGAAAAGTGCAATTTAAGATGCAAATACTGTATTTACCAAGATGAAAATGTTGGATATAGGAATTTTTCAAAGACAGATATGGATTGGGAAACGGCCAAGAAAGCTTTGGACTACATTTCCCAAAATGTAGGGGAAAATTTGGCTTTGACCTTCTATGGGGGAGAGCCGTTAATAAATTTTGAATTAATGAAGAAGTGCATTGAATACAGCAAGGTTATTATGAGCGACGTCAATATATCGGTTTCTTTTACAACGAATCTAACGCTTGTTACCGATGAGGTCGTTGAATATCTGGCTTCTTTGGACAAATGCTCGGTCTTATGCAGTTTGGACGGACCGAAGAATATTCAAGATTTCTATCGCGTCACTGTAGATGGCAGTGGGAGCTTTAACAGGGCTATCAAAGGACTAAGAAAATTGGTAGAGGCTTTTCAAGATAAACCCGATCACTCTTTAGGCATAAATGCCGTCGTATGTCCTCCCTATAGTATGGAGAAAATTGATGAACTGAACGATTTCTTCAAATCATTGGATTGGCTGCCCCCGGACACCAACATCAATTGCTCATACGTGGATCAAGGGGATATCGACTGGGAGCAACTGGGGGTTCCCAAGCAAGAGATTAGTCTAGAAGAGTTTAATACGAATGAAGAGCTCGCTGATCCTATAGGAGCTTGGGCTCTTACGGCGATAGATAAAGATGATGAAATAAAGGGCATGGCTCAAGACATTAGTCAAACCAAATTGCTGCGTATTCACAATAGAGTAATCACGGACGAGCCTACACTGGGTATCCACATGAACGGATGTTGTATTCCTGGCCGGAGAAGACTATATGTTACTACGGATGGTAATTTTAAAGTATGTGAGAGAATGTCCAATTCACCTTATATTGGTGATGTTGAGAATGGAATAGATACGGAAGCGGTTTATCGTAGCTACTTTGAAGAGTACTCTAACAAGTCAATTAAGCACTGCTCGAATTGTTGGGCGGTACGCCTATGCGGAATTTGTTTTGCTCTGTGCTATCAAGATGATGGGCTTGATGAAGATAAGAAAGTGGGAACTTGTAACATAGAGAAGGCGATCACTAAATTCTACTTGCAAAGATACCATCAATTAATTGAGGATACTCCTGAAAAGGTAGAATACTTTAATGAACTTATTATCTCGTAA
- a CDS encoding ABC transporter ATP-binding protein, with amino-acid sequence MKVLHAKLITAQDYIKMLAKIMALLWKSSKHTLVFLLFFNLLAGLSLPITTIIWKFFIDSVVEALVSKDLSKPILWIVIHLLYTQFNNIMHNLCRYFESNQVDYMNKHITGLTLDKIERMEMADFDNAEIYDCIQKVNNESTQHSMNLLRTLILALQNFSSMAGAIVIFLGFGPLILLISFLACLPSLIINIKMSTKLFDIFTKRFERLRFINYLKSIIITYENIKEVKVNRLNSYFKTMIINDFNTFLKEDKKIRKKFSLQNSMASFLENIVSYSFQIYILVKVVARNLTLGDLTLFISTLSNFQSSIQNILRSISSLYDDALYIQNLFSLLEREVPTPEASSTPYPANFENIEFQNVSFKYPGREEFVLKNISFILTAKKSYSFVGLNGSGKTTLVKLLLRLYKPTSGRILMDGMNINDIDLEQYYKHIGAVFQDFIKYPFDIEKNIALGAIEDLNNFPKVKKAAEQSGADRFIEELPLKYATMLNKEWSEATQLSLGQWQRLAISRAFMSDSSILILDEPTASLDAEAEFELFTKFKDLMFDKTTILITHRLSTIRLVDEILVLKDGQVLESGNHDTLLRYNGEYARLYNMQSDMYMKGELVNEGSH; translated from the coding sequence ATGAAAGTACTGCACGCGAAATTAATTACTGCCCAAGATTATATTAAAATGTTGGCGAAAATTATGGCTTTGCTTTGGAAAAGTTCGAAGCATACGTTAGTTTTCTTGTTATTTTTCAATTTATTGGCCGGGTTGTCCCTTCCGATTACCACGATCATATGGAAGTTCTTTATTGACAGCGTCGTTGAGGCACTGGTCAGTAAGGATCTGTCCAAACCGATCTTATGGATAGTAATTCATCTTTTATACACACAATTCAACAACATTATGCATAACCTATGCCGGTATTTTGAGTCTAACCAAGTCGACTATATGAACAAGCATATCACGGGATTGACCCTTGATAAAATTGAGCGGATGGAAATGGCTGATTTCGACAATGCCGAGATATATGATTGCATTCAAAAAGTGAATAACGAATCTACACAGCATTCCATGAATCTCCTTAGAACCCTGATCCTTGCGCTGCAGAACTTCTCATCTATGGCTGGGGCTATCGTGATTTTTCTAGGTTTCGGCCCGCTCATTCTCTTAATCAGCTTCCTTGCATGTCTGCCTTCACTCATCATTAACATTAAGATGTCCACAAAACTGTTTGACATTTTTACGAAACGTTTTGAAAGGTTAAGATTTATCAATTATCTCAAATCCATCATTATCACGTATGAGAATATTAAAGAAGTCAAAGTAAACCGGTTAAATTCCTATTTTAAGACGATGATCATCAATGACTTTAATACTTTTTTGAAGGAAGACAAAAAAATAAGGAAGAAATTCTCCTTACAGAACAGTATGGCTAGCTTTTTAGAAAATATCGTTTCATATAGCTTTCAAATCTATATTCTCGTTAAAGTGGTTGCCAGAAACCTAACTTTGGGAGATCTGACCTTATTTATTAGTACCTTATCGAATTTTCAGAGTTCAATACAGAATATTTTAAGATCCATCTCTTCGCTGTACGACGATGCTCTCTATATTCAGAATCTCTTTTCATTGTTAGAGAGGGAAGTTCCAACACCAGAAGCAAGTAGTACACCTTACCCTGCCAATTTTGAGAATATCGAATTTCAAAACGTATCTTTTAAATATCCGGGCAGAGAAGAGTTTGTACTTAAGAACATTAGCTTTATTCTTACAGCGAAGAAAAGCTATTCGTTTGTAGGCTTGAACGGCTCTGGCAAAACAACGCTGGTTAAATTGCTTCTAAGGTTGTATAAACCTACTTCAGGTCGTATTTTGATGGATGGCATGAATATAAATGATATCGATCTGGAGCAATACTATAAACATATCGGGGCTGTATTCCAGGATTTTATTAAGTACCCCTTCGATATCGAGAAGAATATAGCACTTGGGGCAATTGAAGATTTAAATAATTTCCCGAAAGTAAAAAAAGCGGCGGAGCAATCGGGCGCGGATCGCTTTATTGAAGAACTTCCTTTAAAGTATGCAACCATGCTGAACAAGGAATGGTCGGAAGCGACCCAATTATCACTCGGTCAGTGGCAGAGGCTTGCCATTAGCCGGGCATTTATGTCCGACTCCAGTATTCTCATTTTGGATGAGCCTACCGCTTCACTTGATGCCGAAGCTGAGTTTGAGTTGTTTACCAAATTCAAGGATTTAATGTTTGATAAGACGACCATTCTCATTACGCATCGGCTTTCCACCATTCGTCTGGTAGACGAAATATTGGTTCTCAAAGATGGACAGGTACTTGAAAGCGGCAATCATGATACTTTACTTAGATACAATGGCGAATATGCGAGATTGTATAACATGCAATCAGACATGTACATGAAGGGGGAACTTGTTAATGAAGGATCGCATTAG
- a CDS encoding M16 family metallopeptidase — translation MKDRISEGTLPNGLAYCVRETDIEKDEIMLSLALKVGSLQESDSENGLAHVVEHMSMVFDKYRYYAGDIQYNCIGLTDFDRTVYLIKCPNRNEAIRHGLFILKQIALGSYITIEALDEVKQDVLQEVITHHKGRKSKVFKILFDHSFYKTRLPMGDEEVIKGLSFEQVIAFHEKWYTPDRMAINIAGDIKTDEVIKWIETEFGSLSCSSNAESNDMNRCYQLNLETGAIKRVVTSWKVNHLEMYINNMVSDEVNIKNEACNNILAILFEKICVHALKESNVEFSFFSSSFVNLMNCYQFLQMQIVYCSDLHEKITDVMERLFDRIQKDSMFLKSYFEETKQEYLEYFDSKAYLSDLSLPNLMEESIDHFILDDPLISYEQRIQNLMKMIDDLFYIDIRILAQQLLRYEDCLFIIFQGNSQDSSDN, via the coding sequence ATGAAGGATCGCATTAGCGAAGGGACTCTTCCTAATGGACTTGCTTATTGTGTCCGGGAGACTGACATTGAAAAGGATGAAATCATGTTAAGTCTGGCTTTAAAAGTAGGGTCGCTTCAGGAATCGGATTCCGAAAATGGACTTGCCCATGTAGTAGAACATATGAGCATGGTATTCGATAAATATAGATATTATGCGGGTGATATACAATACAATTGCATTGGATTAACGGATTTTGATCGAACGGTATATCTAATAAAATGTCCAAATCGTAACGAGGCGATTAGGCACGGATTATTCATTTTGAAACAGATAGCACTAGGAAGCTATATAACAATAGAGGCATTGGATGAAGTGAAACAGGATGTACTTCAAGAAGTGATTACTCATCATAAAGGAAGAAAAAGCAAAGTATTTAAAATACTATTCGATCATTCATTTTACAAAACACGATTACCGATGGGAGACGAAGAAGTTATAAAAGGTCTTAGCTTCGAGCAAGTTATAGCCTTTCACGAAAAATGGTATACTCCCGACAGAATGGCTATAAATATTGCAGGTGACATCAAAACCGATGAAGTTATTAAATGGATTGAAACCGAGTTTGGAAGCCTTTCTTGTTCAAGCAACGCGGAATCGAATGATATGAATAGATGCTATCAACTTAATTTAGAAACAGGGGCAATTAAGAGGGTAGTTACCTCCTGGAAGGTTAATCATCTGGAAATGTACATTAATAACATGGTATCCGATGAAGTAAATATCAAGAACGAAGCTTGTAATAATATATTAGCGATATTATTCGAAAAAATATGTGTTCATGCATTAAAAGAATCCAATGTTGAGTTCTCGTTTTTTTCCTCAAGTTTCGTCAACCTCATGAATTGTTACCAGTTCTTGCAGATGCAGATTGTGTATTGCTCGGACTTGCATGAAAAAATCACTGATGTGATGGAAAGGTTATTTGATCGTATTCAAAAGGACTCCATGTTTTTGAAATCTTATTTTGAGGAAACTAAACAAGAATATTTGGAATATTTCGACTCAAAAGCTTATCTAAGTGATCTGAGTTTGCCGAACTTGATGGAAGAAAGTATAGATCATTTTATTTTAGACGATCCTCTCATTTCATACGAACAAAGAATACAGAATTTGATGAAGATGATTGATGATCTTTTCTATATAGATATAAGAATCTTAGCGCAACAGCTGCTTAGATACGAAGACTGCTTATTTATAATCTTCCAAGGAAATAGCCAGGATTCTTCAGATAACTAA
- a CDS encoding ABC transporter substrate-binding protein, with protein sequence MRSKWVRKMLLVLLCGVLFTGCSSVSTKETVQRSSFKIMYVNEAYFSIQYGDLFAMQYPDIDIEVITTDSIYTGEQDYNKALADFIEQKQPDVVILSLDNYEKFAAEGKLLELDTLIERDKYDIGSIYPALIEILKKKGDGKLYGLAPSFYGNALFYNADLFAKYGVDVPHDGMTWQEIIDTARRFPTDGDEKTRVYGFGSDYGMSMEELASAIAGTQGLKYINTDTMRITLNTDSWKQAYKLAKDAVDSGTIYNPYDGGFQSGTIEDFYESQLFLMGRSAMTTSSSYLLSSIKDAKNTLKDYKPFQFGIVAGPVDPAEPDKSRDIHFNELFAIRANSPNADAAWEFLKFVNGEQFAKIKSKSLNNGLLSRMGYSKEYEGVSLDVFYKLQPNLDGAGSLDNDKIPQSFYSQYQPIVDRELKLVEEKKKSIEEALQTIEQEGQAVLDKAVKDEVSKKSVE encoded by the coding sequence ATGAGAAGTAAATGGGTACGTAAGATGTTACTGGTTCTGTTATGCGGTGTCTTGTTTACGGGGTGCTCCAGCGTCTCCACCAAGGAAACAGTGCAGCGCTCCAGTTTCAAAATCATGTATGTGAACGAAGCGTATTTTTCCATCCAATACGGTGATTTGTTTGCGATGCAATATCCTGATATTGATATTGAAGTGATCACCACGGATAGTATCTATACAGGGGAACAGGATTATAACAAAGCGTTAGCTGACTTCATAGAGCAGAAACAGCCGGATGTAGTTATATTGAGCTTGGACAATTATGAGAAATTCGCTGCGGAAGGTAAATTGCTGGAGCTTGATACCTTGATTGAACGTGATAAGTACGATATCGGAAGCATATATCCGGCATTGATCGAGATTCTTAAGAAGAAGGGCGATGGCAAGCTGTACGGCTTAGCTCCTTCTTTTTACGGAAATGCCCTCTTCTATAATGCTGATCTATTCGCCAAATACGGAGTCGATGTGCCGCATGACGGGATGACGTGGCAGGAAATCATCGACACGGCCCGGCGGTTTCCAACCGATGGCGACGAGAAGACCCGTGTCTACGGATTTGGCAGCGACTATGGCATGTCTATGGAGGAACTAGCTTCGGCCATCGCGGGTACTCAAGGTTTAAAGTATATCAATACAGACACGATGAGAATCACGCTGAATACGGATTCCTGGAAGCAGGCCTATAAGCTGGCTAAGGACGCAGTTGATTCGGGTACAATTTATAATCCTTATGATGGCGGGTTCCAGAGCGGAACAATAGAGGATTTTTATGAAAGTCAGTTGTTTTTAATGGGACGTTCGGCAATGACAACTAGCAGTTCTTATTTGTTGAGCAGCATAAAAGATGCTAAGAACACGCTCAAGGATTACAAACCTTTTCAATTTGGCATCGTTGCGGGGCCGGTCGATCCGGCCGAACCTGATAAATCCCGAGATATCCATTTTAATGAACTGTTTGCCATACGGGCCAACTCCCCGAATGCCGATGCCGCATGGGAATTTCTGAAATTTGTGAACGGGGAACAGTTCGCCAAGATTAAATCGAAATCGTTGAATAACGGGCTTTTGTCCCGTATGGGATATTCGAAGGAATATGAAGGCGTCAGCCTGGACGTGTTCTACAAATTACAACCGAATTTGGACGGGGCAGGTTCGTTGGACAATGATAAGATCCCTCAGAGTTTTTACTCTCAGTACCAGCCAATCGTTGATCGCGAGCTGAAGTTGGTCGAGGAGAAGAAGAAATCGATTGAGGAGGCGCTGCAGACGATAGAGCAGGAAGGACAGGCCGTATTGGATAAGGCAGTAAAAGATGAGGTTTCCAAGAAAAGCGTCGAGTAG
- a CDS encoding copper amine oxidase N-terminal domain-containing protein, whose translation MYLLRKITAALLALLVSISSLAGIVSAADAKKVSVDVATNYTTLVPGQSVLVSVKILNIPSDLGGLRSAKVVLSYDENVFTTEGNLRFDEDLGKYIWRDDTFFIPSQTFETPNYRIENPYPEDSNPADGRQEVVLSISALNNKTIHQATDEAFASFFLTVKKEVKTQDTSIHIVSEGTKLEDAAGKPVHGYGTTSAHLLVGAPQKIEIVRGTLPPTSDPIKLSINSGMELNALAVFDNGDTAYVTELTSWETTDPQVIQARAQGNVKATGLGKATVTATLGSVTGKHEVAVYPANAPELVEEEVIRVTVTRIPNERSFAAATAVQIKVNGKTAEPGRLFDGTVYVPLRSVSKLLGVDVGYDSAQKVPTINGKTVTHFYTFSGVSYIMARDLSSLLGAEVKWDKSTTTLTIKASAPKK comes from the coding sequence ATGTATCTCTTAAGGAAAATAACAGCGGCGCTGCTTGCTTTGCTCGTGTCGATCTCCAGCCTGGCAGGTATAGTATCAGCAGCGGACGCTAAGAAGGTATCCGTTGATGTTGCAACCAATTACACGACCCTAGTCCCCGGACAAAGCGTCTTGGTGAGCGTCAAAATCTTGAATATCCCCTCTGATCTGGGCGGGCTTCGTTCCGCCAAAGTAGTCCTAAGCTATGATGAGAATGTGTTTACGACCGAGGGTAACTTACGCTTCGATGAGGATCTTGGGAAGTACATATGGAGAGACGATACCTTCTTCATTCCTTCCCAAACCTTCGAGACCCCCAATTATCGTATCGAAAATCCGTACCCGGAGGATTCCAATCCTGCCGATGGCAGGCAGGAAGTCGTGCTATCCATATCAGCGCTAAATAACAAAACGATCCATCAGGCGACCGATGAGGCGTTTGCCTCCTTTTTCCTAACGGTCAAAAAAGAGGTCAAGACCCAGGATACTTCAATCCATATCGTATCTGAGGGAACCAAGCTGGAGGATGCCGCAGGAAAACCGGTTCACGGCTATGGCACAACCTCTGCGCATCTTCTTGTAGGTGCTCCTCAAAAAATTGAAATTGTGCGCGGGACTCTTCCGCCCACCTCGGATCCAATCAAGCTAAGTATAAATAGCGGTATGGAACTAAATGCGCTGGCGGTTTTCGATAATGGGGACACAGCATATGTAACCGAGTTAACATCTTGGGAAACGACGGACCCACAGGTTATACAGGCCCGGGCCCAGGGGAATGTTAAGGCAACTGGTTTAGGAAAAGCTACGGTCACGGCCACTTTAGGTTCTGTCACTGGCAAGCATGAAGTTGCGGTCTACCCGGCGAACGCCCCCGAATTAGTTGAAGAAGAAGTAATCCGTGTCACCGTAACAAGAATCCCGAATGAGAGAAGCTTCGCAGCCGCTACAGCCGTTCAAATAAAGGTGAATGGCAAAACCGCGGAACCCGGACGACTGTTTGACGGCACCGTTTACGTTCCATTGCGGTCTGTCAGCAAGCTATTGGGAGTGGATGTAGGCTATGACAGCGCCCAAAAAGTGCCAACGATAAACGGCAAAACGGTAACCCATTTCTATACCTTTTCAGGGGTCTCCTATATCATGGCCCGCGATCTATCCTCATTGCTCGGGGCTGAGGTGAAATGGGATAAGAGCACAACAACCCTGACGATCAAGGCATCTGCCCCCAAAAAATAA
- a CDS encoding helix-turn-helix transcriptional regulator gives MKKSERLNDMIRYLNGREFFNLQDLMDKYHISKSTALRDISSLEQLGMPIYSEHGRHGRYGILQNRLLSPIIFTMDEVYALYFAMLTLEAYQSTPFHLSVNQLNEKFEHCLSDGQIEQIHKMKQVLQFEMYQHHHVSRYLDQILMSILHESPCRIQYLKNSQETSYEVQFFKISAKFGQWYATGIELSTNKYRVFRCDRIISIEEVDVQTSFSIDELVSRSMEMYQSKNSIHFEVEISEKAEDLFYKEHYPSMHLETGDKTVIKGFYNPEEEAFIADYFIRFGKDVVSVKPDTLKQALQDRVESFLQHYRVI, from the coding sequence ATGAAGAAATCGGAAAGATTGAACGACATGATCCGGTACTTGAACGGCCGGGAGTTCTTTAATTTACAGGACCTGATGGATAAATATCATATTTCCAAAAGTACGGCGCTGCGGGATATCAGCTCATTAGAGCAATTGGGTATGCCGATTTATTCGGAGCATGGGCGACATGGACGGTACGGAATCCTGCAGAACAGACTGCTATCCCCTATTATTTTCACGATGGACGAGGTATATGCTCTGTATTTTGCCATGCTGACGCTGGAGGCTTATCAATCGACGCCCTTCCATCTCAGTGTGAATCAACTGAATGAGAAGTTCGAGCACTGTCTATCTGACGGGCAGATCGAGCAGATTCACAAGATGAAGCAGGTCCTGCAATTTGAGATGTATCAGCATCATCATGTGAGCCGTTATTTGGATCAAATTCTGATGAGCATTCTTCATGAGAGCCCCTGTAGGATTCAATATTTGAAAAATAGTCAGGAAACAAGCTACGAGGTGCAATTCTTCAAAATCTCTGCCAAGTTCGGTCAATGGTATGCCACTGGAATTGAGCTAAGTACGAATAAGTACCGGGTATTCAGATGTGACCGGATCATTTCTATTGAAGAAGTGGATGTGCAAACCAGCTTCTCTATAGATGAGCTGGTGAGTCGTTCCATGGAGATGTATCAATCCAAGAATAGTATTCACTTCGAGGTGGAGATCTCGGAGAAAGCCGAGGATCTTTTCTATAAGGAGCATTATCCTTCCATGCATCTAGAAACGGGTGATAAGACCGTCATTAAAGGGTTCTACAATCCGGAAGAAGAGGCGTTTATAGCGGATTATTTCATCAGGTTTGGCAAAGATGTGGTATCCGTGAAGCCTGACACCTTAAAGCAAGCACTGCAGGATCGGGTAGAGAGTTTCTTACAGCACTATCGAGTAATATAA
- a CDS encoding VOC family protein, translated as MSATLEVAIFLSMNGRAQEAIDFYKKHLNAEQLLLVTYEDMAQRDPSFPLTEENKHRISHSVLRIGKTKIMIAEDTMDPREKYSVGNNTSLCIQSADLEEIESFYEGLTSDDGVRVIVPLASNVFSKAYGIVEDPFGVQLQLMVDERLG; from the coding sequence ATGAGCGCAACACTAGAAGTAGCTATATTCTTATCGATGAACGGCAGAGCCCAAGAGGCCATCGATTTTTACAAAAAACACCTCAACGCCGAGCAACTACTGCTCGTCACCTACGAGGACATGGCTCAAAGAGACCCCTCGTTCCCGCTTACGGAGGAGAATAAGCATCGCATTAGCCACTCCGTCTTAAGAATCGGAAAGACCAAAATCATGATCGCCGAAGACACCATGGATCCCCGTGAAAAATACAGCGTCGGCAACAACACCTCCCTGTGCATTCAAAGCGCGGATTTGGAGGAGATCGAGAGCTTTTATGAAGGCTTAACCTCAGATGATGGGGTAAGGGTTATTGTTCCCTTAGCTAGCAATGTGTTTAGCAAAGCATATGGGATTGTAGAAGATCCGTTTGGGGTGCAGTTGCAGTTGATGGTGGATGAGAGGTTGGGATAA